A DNA window from Acropora palmata chromosome 12, jaAcrPala1.3, whole genome shotgun sequence contains the following coding sequences:
- the LOC141859772 gene encoding biogenesis of lysosome-related organelles complex 1 subunit 5-like → MAGESVVRDVSGIYSRLFDHRTVLQNECKFVVREFESKRNDREALRLAEALKIVNDIQNKIPECKELAERMNDVQDHLKDARQRCHVILEKEEQDLNKSRREEIKEQSKKKWDEFLKEKDKEEEKIEKDFMTKSLKLKEKYGMVDMSVAE, encoded by the coding sequence atggcgggtGAAAGTGTTGTTAGAGACGTTTCAGGAATTTACTCTCGTCTTTTTGATCACCGAACGGTCCTGCAAAATGAATGTAAATTCGTCGTCCGTGAATTTGAAAGTAAAAGGAACGACAGGGAGGCGTTAAGACTTGCAGAAGCGTTGAAGATAGTAAATGacattcaaaataaaattccagaATGCAAGGAATTGGCTGAACGAATGAACGATGTTCAAGATCATTTGAAGGATGCCAGGCAACGTTGTCACGTTATCttggaaaaagaagaacagGATTTGAACAAGTCAAGACGTGAAGAGATCAAAGAACAATCCAAGAAGAAGTGGGACGAATTCTTAAAGGAGAAAGACAAAGAAGAGGAGAAAATCGAGAAAGATTTTATGACAAAATCTTTGAAGCTAAAAGAAAAGTATGGCATGGTTGATATGAGCGTGGCAGAATAG
- the LOC141859771 gene encoding uncharacterized protein LOC141859771 yields the protein MRWRGYKKRCKEIFIESEKENCGTPHFQNSSSYDEVTTFPLREINLKLSQRQSQDQQNKASKTPKSQICSCHSITPQTNNELRPCPKCTSPSTVSKSHNGHFQCQKCGLRFCPTCLRDTEQHVKSKKCYGLSTAQFERLGPRKCEKNIVGHKKTKYRLRRL from the exons ATGAGATGGAGAGGATACAAAAAACGATGCaaagaaattttcattgaaagcGAGAAg GAAAACTGCGGAACCCCACACTTTCAAAATTCATCTTCCTATGATGAGGTTACAACATTTCCTCTGAGAGAAATAAACCTTAAATTGTCTCAGAGGCAGAGCCAAGATCAACAAAACAAGGCATCCAAGACTCCTAAATCGCAAATATGCAGTTGTCACTCCATCACACCCCAGACCAACAATGAACTAAGGCCATGTCCAAAATGTACGTCACCTTCAACTGTATCTAAGTCACACAATGGACATTTCCAGTGCCAAAAATGTGGTTTAAGGTTTTGCCCAACATGTCTGCGGGATACTGAACAACATgttaaatcaaagaaatgcTATGGACTATCAACTGCTCAATTTGAACGACTAGGACCACGAAAATGTGAAAAGAATATTGTAGGTCACAAAAAGACAAAGTACAGGCTGAGACGCCTCTGA